The following coding sequences are from one Pongo abelii isolate AG06213 chromosome 3, NHGRI_mPonAbe1-v2.0_pri, whole genome shotgun sequence window:
- the PRR27 gene encoding proline-rich protein 27: protein MKLLLWACIVYVAFARKRRFPFIGEDDNDDGHPLHPSLNIPYGIRNLPPPLYYPPVNTVPSYPGNTYTDTGLPSYPWILTAPGFLYVYHIRGFPLATRLNVPPLPPRGFSFVPPSRFFSAAAAPTAPPIAAEPAAATPPTATPVAAEPAAGAPVAAEPAAEAPVAAEPAAEAPVGVEPTAEEPSPAEPATAKPTAPESHLSPSLDQIFTKGLHSMVFAASLESGEMFDATVIHSVKR from the exons ATGAAGCTTCTCCTTTGGGCCTGCATTGTATATGTTGCTTTTGCAAGGAAG agacgGTTCCCCTTCATTGGTgag GATGACAATGACGATGGTCACCCACTTCATCCATCTCTGAATATTCCTTATGGCATACGGAATTTGCCACCTCCTCTTTACTATCCCCCAGTGAATACAGTCCCCAGTTACCCTGGGAATACTTACACTGATACAGGGTTACCTTCGTATCCTTGGATTCTAACTGCTCCTGGATTCCTCTATGTCTATCACATCCGTGGTTTTCCCTTAGCTACTCGGTTGAatgttcctcctctccctcctagGGGTTTCTCCTTTGTCCCTCCTTCAAGGTTTTTTTCAGCAGCTGCAGCACCCACTGCCCCACCTATTGCAGCTGAGCCTGCTGCAGCTACACCGCCTACAGCCACACCTGTAGCAGCTGAGCCTGCTGCAGGGGCCCCTGTTGCAGCTGAGCCTGCTGCAGAGGCACCTGTTGCAGCTGAGCCTGCTGCAGAGGCACCTGTTGGAGTGGAGCCCACTGCAGAGGAACCTTCACCAGCTGAGCCTGCTACAGCCAAGCCTACTGCCCCAGAATCtcacctttctccctctcttgacCAG atattcACCAAGGGGTTACATTCAATGGTGTTTGCAGCTTCTCTAGAGAG tgGGGAGATGTTTGATGCAACTGTGATTCATTCAGTGAAGAGGTAG